From one Malus sylvestris chromosome 1, drMalSylv7.2, whole genome shotgun sequence genomic stretch:
- the LOC126622957 gene encoding uncharacterized protein LOC126622957 isoform X2 — protein MATSNPSVCLKLLIDTKGQRVLFAEAGQDFVDFLLTILSLPLGTVIRLLSKDGMVGSLGKLYGSVESLSSTYMQPHFNKESLLKPKATATIDVGADVLQMLTIDDSSAEKSIYGCRNCCCNYSGWPIVVTDDPKATCPRCRLSITSPATFVHRSTAERTTSGERGYVKGVVTYMITDDLEVKPLSSISCITMLNRFNVKDVGALEEKEVHLTMEEGVKLLRVSLQSNLVLTTVFLDKNETCMELPID, from the exons ATGGCAACCTCCAATCCAAGTGTTTGTTTGAAGCTCCTCATCGATACAAAGGGTCAACGAGTTCTCTTTGCTGAAGCTGGCCAAGACTTTGTGGACTTTCTCCTCACAATCCTGTCTTTGCCTCTTGGCACTGTCATCCGCCTCCTCTCCAAAGATGGCATGGTTGGCTCGTTAGGCAAGCTTTACGGCAGTGTCGAAAGCCTAAGCAGCACATACATGCAACCACACTTTAACAAGGAATCCCTCCTGAAACCTAAGGCAACAGCAACAATTGATGTTGGTGCTGATGTCCTTCAAATGCTGACGATAGATGACTCCTCTGCTGAAAAGTCAATCTATGGTTGTCGTAATTGTTGTTGTAACTACAGCGGCTGGCCAATCGTTGTAACCGACGACCCTAAAGCCACTTGTCCGCGCTGCCGTTTAAGCATAACTTCCCCGGCGACTTTTGTCCATCGATCCACTGCTGAAAGAACAACGTCCGGCGAGAGAGGGTATGTGAAAGGTGTTGTGACGTATATGATTACGGATGACCTGGAAGTGAAGCCCTTGTCTAGCATTTCATGCATAACCATGCTAAACAGGTTCAACGTCAAGGATGTCGGTGCCCTTGAAGAGAAGGAGGTCCATCTTACCATGGAAGAG GGTGTCAAATTGCTGAGGGTATCGTTGCAGTCAAACTTGGTTCTGACCACCGTGTTCCTTGATAAGAATGAAACGTGCATGGAGTTGCCCATAGATTAG
- the LOC126622957 gene encoding uncharacterized protein LOC126622957 isoform X4, whose amino-acid sequence MATSNPSVCLKLLIDTKGQRVLFAEAGQDFVDFLLTILSLPLGTVIRLLSKDGMVGSLGKLYGSVESLSSTYMQPHFNKESLLKPKATATIDVGADVLQMLTIDDSSAEKSIYGCRNCCCNYSGWPIVVTDDPKATCPRCRLSITSPATFVHRSTAERTTSGERGYVKGVVTYMITDDLEVKPLSSISCITMLNRFNVKDVGALEEKEVHLTMEEST is encoded by the exons ATGGCAACCTCCAATCCAAGTGTTTGTTTGAAGCTCCTCATCGATACAAAGGGTCAACGAGTTCTCTTTGCTGAAGCTGGCCAAGACTTTGTGGACTTTCTCCTCACAATCCTGTCTTTGCCTCTTGGCACTGTCATCCGCCTCCTCTCCAAAGATGGCATGGTTGGCTCGTTAGGCAAGCTTTACGGCAGTGTCGAAAGCCTAAGCAGCACATACATGCAACCACACTTTAACAAGGAATCCCTCCTGAAACCTAAGGCAACAGCAACAATTGATGTTGGTGCTGATGTCCTTCAAATGCTGACGATAGATGACTCCTCTGCTGAAAAGTCAATCTATGGTTGTCGTAATTGTTGTTGTAACTACAGCGGCTGGCCAATCGTTGTAACCGACGACCCTAAAGCCACTTGTCCGCGCTGCCGTTTAAGCATAACTTCCCCGGCGACTTTTGTCCATCGATCCACTGCTGAAAGAACAACGTCCGGCGAGAGAGGGTATGTGAAAGGTGTTGTGACGTATATGATTACGGATGACCTGGAAGTGAAGCCCTTGTCTAGCATTTCATGCATAACCATGCTAAACAGGTTCAACGTCAAGGATGTCGGTGCCCTTGAAGAGAAGGAGGTCCATCTTACCATGGAAGAG TCGACCTAA